The proteins below come from a single Thermodesulfobacteriota bacterium genomic window:
- a CDS encoding phage virion morphogenesis protein — translation MITIDTSELAEFLKSLGAKLGKGFDSRKALLESGRLIASLIKTRTKSGKDVDGKPFAPYKNKGGRVDLDASGEMLGAIEVRLVSDTEAVVGIFDPVQARKAIVHQMGLGKMPARRFFGLGRDAAGVTAEIEAIFARELGKATGKI, via the coding sequence ATGATCACCATAGATACGTCGGAGCTCGCGGAATTCCTGAAAAGCCTCGGGGCGAAGCTCGGGAAGGGGTTCGATTCCCGTAAGGCGCTCCTGGAGTCGGGGCGGCTGATCGCGTCGCTGATAAAGACGCGAACGAAGTCGGGCAAGGATGTGGACGGGAAGCCGTTCGCCCCCTATAAAAACAAGGGTGGAAGGGTGGACCTTGACGCGAGCGGCGAGATGCTGGGGGCGATAGAAGTGAGGCTCGTCTCGGACACGGAGGCCGTCGTCGGTATCTTCGACCCCGTGCAGGCGAGGAAGGCTATTGTGCACCAGATGGGACTCGGAAAGATGCCGGCCCGGAGATTCTTCGGGCTCGGGAGAGACGCCGCGGGCGTTACGGCGGAGATCGAGGCTATATTCGCGCGCGAGCTCGGGAAGGCTACGGGGAAAATATAA